A section of the Flavobacterium sp. CG_23.5 genome encodes:
- a CDS encoding TIGR02757 family protein — MNSSELKDFLDEKVIQYNTVDFIESDPVQIPHLFSLKEDIEIAGFMSATIAWGNRKMIIKNSHRMMDLMGNAPYDFVMSHNENNLEQLESFVHRTFNAQDFASFIRSLKHVYQNHGGLETVFNKFKELESMQKSIHEFKKIFFEVPHQYRTQKHISDPLNNSAAKRINMYLRWMIRQDNKGVDLGIWKSISPAALSCPLDVHSGNVARKLGLLTRKHNDGKALAELDLQLRKLDSTDPVKYDFALFGLGVFEGF; from the coding sequence CGACGAAAAAGTTATTCAATACAACACAGTCGACTTCATAGAAAGCGATCCCGTACAAATTCCACATTTGTTTTCTCTAAAGGAAGATATCGAAATTGCCGGTTTTATGAGTGCTACAATTGCTTGGGGAAATCGTAAAATGATTATCAAAAACTCACATCGAATGATGGATTTGATGGGAAATGCGCCCTACGATTTTGTAATGTCTCATAACGAAAATAATTTAGAGCAATTAGAATCTTTTGTACACCGCACTTTCAATGCACAGGATTTTGCTAGTTTTATTAGAAGTTTGAAACATGTTTATCAAAATCATGGAGGATTAGAAACTGTTTTTAATAAATTTAAGGAACTAGAATCTATGCAAAAAAGCATTCATGAATTCAAAAAAATATTTTTTGAAGTTCCCCATCAATACAGAACTCAGAAGCATATATCTGATCCTTTAAATAATTCGGCAGCGAAACGAATAAACATGTATTTACGGTGGATGATTCGACAAGATAATAAAGGCGTTGATTTAGGAATTTGGAAAAGCATATCTCCAGCCGCTTTATCTTGTCCCTTGGATGTGCATTCCGGGAATGTTGCTAGAAAATTAGGTTTACTAACCCGAAAACATAATGATGGAAAAGCATTAGCGGAATTAGATTTACAACTCCGGAAATTAGATTCAACGGATCCGGTTAAATATGATTTTGCTTTATTTGGATTAGGGGTTTTTGAAGGGTTTTAA
- a CDS encoding response regulator transcription factor: MKKIVLAEDNSMLSMLLKFRLEKEGYSLLIAENGKETIELIEQHNPELILTDIMMPFISGLEVISHVRNTLKSQTPIIVFSASGQEEIVIKAFKLGATDFMTKPFSPNELVNRVKRILK, from the coding sequence ATGAAAAAAATTGTACTCGCAGAAGATAATTCAATGCTTTCTATGCTGCTTAAATTCAGATTAGAAAAAGAGGGGTATTCACTGCTTATTGCGGAGAATGGAAAGGAAACGATTGAACTAATTGAGCAACATAATCCAGAATTAATATTAACCGACATTATGATGCCTTTCATCAGTGGACTGGAAGTCATCAGTCATGTAAGAAACACATTGAAAAGTCAAACGCCCATAATTGTTTTTTCGGCATCTGGGCAGGAAGAAATAGTAATTAAAGCATTCAAATTAGGAGCTACTGATTTTATGACTAAACCTTTTAGTCCAAATGAATTAGTGAATAGAGTAAAAAGGATATTAAAATAA